One window of Trichomycterus rosablanca isolate fTriRos1 chromosome 2, fTriRos1.hap1, whole genome shotgun sequence genomic DNA carries:
- the rpl30 gene encoding 60S ribosomal protein L30: MVAAKKTKKSLESINSRLQLVMKSGKYVLGYKQSQKMIRQGKAKLVILANNCPALRKSEIEYYAMLAKTGVHHYSGNNIELGTACGKYYRVCTLAIIDPGDSDIIRSMPDQQQGEK, translated from the exons ATGGTGGCCGCAAAGAAAACG AAAAAGTCCTTGGAGTCCATCAACTCCAGACTGCAGCTGGTGATGAAGAGTGGTAAATACGTTCTGGGATACAAACAGTCTCAGAAAATGATCCGCCAGGGCAAAGCCAAGCTGGTGATCCTTGCCAACAACTGCCCTGCTCTGAG GAAATCAGAAATCGAGTATTATGCTATGTTGGCCAAGACTGGCGTCCACCACTACAGTGGAAACAACATTGAGCTTGGTACAGCCTGTGGTAAATATTACAGGGTGTGCACACTGGCCATCATCGACCCTG GCGATTCTGACATCATCAGAAGCATGCCAGACCAACAGCAGGGCGAGAAGTAG
- the laptm4b gene encoding lysosomal-associated transmembrane protein 4B — protein MISPWDRWYTTSCCLCCHVRTGTIILGIWYMLINAVVLLILLSALNDPVQYHYHLTSAELGTDLDVMDDANMCIAAAISLLMILICGMATYGAYKQHAAWIIPFFCYQVFDFALNTLVAISVVVYPNTIQDYIQQLPGTFPYKDDLMSTNSACLVFAVLIFIGCILAFKAYLIACVWNCYRYVSGRGTEVLVYVTTNDTAVLLPSYEEVIAIPPKEPPPQYISS, from the exons ATGATTTCACCGTGGGACAGATGGTACACAACGAGCTGCTGCCTCTGTTGTCATGTACGGACGGGCACCATTATCCTCGGCATTTGGTACATG CTCATCAATGCAGTGGTTCTGTTAATCCTGCTGTCTGCTCTAAATGACCCAGTGCAATATCACTACCATCTCACTAGTGCTGAACTTGGCACAGACTTGGACGTCATGGATGATGCAA ACATGtgcattgctgctgcaatttcCCTCCTAATGATTCTAATTTGTGGGATGGCAACATATGGTGCATATAAG CAACATGCTGCTTGGATTATTCCATTTTTCTGCTACCAAGTCTTTGACTTTGCCCTTAACACACTGGTAGCAATAAGTGTTGTGGTTTACCCGAACACCATTCAGGACTATATTCAACAACTG CCTGGGACGTTTCCATACAAAGACGACTTAATGTCCACCAACAGTGCATGCCTGGTATTTGCTGTCCTAATCTTCATTGGCTGTATCCTGGCCTTTAAG GCGTACCTGATTGCCTGTGTGTGGAACTGCTACAGATACGTTAGTGGAAGAGGCACAGAGGTCTTGGTTTATGTCACTACAAATGATACCGCA GTGCTGCTTCCATCCTATGAGGAGGTTATTGCAATCCCGCCAAAGGAGCCGCCTCCCCAGTACATCTCTTCATGA